From the Roseofilum capinflatum BLCC-M114 genome, one window contains:
- a CDS encoding response regulator codes for MIKQEPAPVKPNILVVDDIPANLHMFAKMLSQEGYKVRSAVTGALALSGAKAMPPDLILLDILMPELDGYQVCSLLKADPLTEDIPIIFISALGEEIDKVRAFEVGAVDYVTKPFLKSEVLARIDYHIRASQTHKQLLTQNFRLQEEIEYRRLIEEKLERFSFHLKQIHRLSTSHYRTIEALCRDYLQTGCSILGCSVGLIGHVEEDRYVIDGVESTFEYIHLSGQLDFRGTYLDWVIRRQKTITHEQIDRGFRPLKPLDLGCCTLKSFMGTPIWVEDEFYGVLGFGSTHEQGERFDTQAQEILELMAQSLGKWIGIRQTALKRQQAEEQTQWLLKVTQEISRSPDFHTALKSALEHLCEASGWSYGEVWLPSDEGRVLTLSPVWHCHKQEPPEVLSHLERFRFGRQSQIWSSGTGLLGKVWATGRAEYVPDVPQRSPEICQQPDLAALCHIQKGLWIPIVSRPGEQQQEQVVAVLVLFLSGISTLEFHHQCDQLLAFASAIASQLGTVLRQKQVEAEQRAMLMAMDDAIGVYNQQGVCLKFMTNNPQFLREPPENKLFTTLYDCLPEAQADEHLRAIQQAIATGETQTLQYHLAIEEQRMWFSAKVSPLSDQTALFVIRDITALEAVTTALQHSEARFQAVFEQAGIGIYITTLDGHFVQTNPAFESFVGYSPEALRSIPSSHLIDPEDKSAHDTHFQNLLLGQTQSYQIEQRYIHNSGTLRWGRVTISALQENQTIKLILGLVEDITERHRIELELKESETRYRELIEVQEDVLICRWQPNTQLTFVNQYFCQFFNQTKTQLIDRSLNSFLVNPNDRLEIQNQIIHLLKTLTPQSWEYEYRSGTGQSRWLRWTNQPILDRSGTLVDIQSFGVDITAQKQRELAFKLLSQGIGTSTGDDFFESCTQYLANLLQVPYALIAKVRDRELKQVDILAFWNGTEIQTFSQLDVVDAPCHPILSGEEVYYADRCQEAFGNYPLIQSLNIQSYLGLPLKNSSHTVIGYIAILDVKPLEVNEEKRAILDVFVARSEAEIERKSSEEKLKKIAQQERAIANILAQMQQALNVETILAVTTHEIRELFESDRVAIYRLNSDWSGQFITDSVAPGWHSLFDTDHVFSSELITDESCALKKWIDTPNQRSSSVLSMTGELVPFHAYPYLCMTDIYQAGFEVEYLKFIEKIQARSYLMLPLFCSHQLWGLLGIYQNQSARKWQEDEIQMAIYIGNQLSISIQQSQLIEAIQTQSEELKVAKENADASNRAKSGFLAKMSHEFRTPLNAILGFAQVMGRDGSLSLTQQEQLKIINQSGEHLLNLINDVLEMSKIESGKVSLNATDFDLLKILENLKSLLQLKARLKGLALKIKVDDRVPQYVYGDEKKLRQVLLNLVDNGIKFTSQGCVTLEAIPCPTPGTDRDRDQIRFIVSDTGIGIAPENIDRLFQPFVQSQPSALTHSWQHDEEGTGLGLAISQHFVELMGGQLKVDSTVGLGSRFFFDIPLELGQAQSITTDRPLQPIAGLAPDQPTYRILVVDDEREQRLLLLHLLNHVGFEVQAAENGQEAIDLWQSWQPHLILMDMRMPVVNGLEATQQIKASIQGQATVIIAVTAHAFEEDRQQVLGAGCDDYLSKPFQQPVLLDKIAQHLGVRYLYETCSLEPTVDLTSGQGTSQKPQSKGDLPWETLSLDCLWALHQRAIEADHESILDLSQDLDPPEIAQWLIERVNQFEFETICEAITPFLTSK; via the coding sequence ATGATTAAGCAGGAACCAGCCCCAGTTAAACCCAATATCCTTGTGGTTGATGATATCCCAGCCAATTTGCATATGTTTGCTAAGATGCTCAGTCAAGAAGGCTATAAGGTGCGATCGGCAGTTACAGGTGCATTGGCACTATCGGGTGCTAAGGCCATGCCTCCTGACTTGATTTTACTAGATATTTTAATGCCAGAACTTGATGGTTATCAAGTTTGCTCCTTACTGAAAGCCGATCCCTTAACTGAGGATATCCCAATTATTTTTATTAGTGCCCTCGGAGAAGAAATTGATAAAGTGAGAGCCTTTGAAGTGGGAGCAGTCGATTATGTAACTAAACCGTTTCTCAAGTCCGAAGTGCTGGCCCGGATTGACTATCATATTCGAGCGTCGCAGACCCACAAACAACTCCTTACCCAAAATTTCCGTCTCCAAGAAGAAATTGAATATCGTCGTTTGATAGAAGAGAAACTGGAGCGTTTTAGCTTCCATCTGAAACAGATCCATCGTTTAAGTACGTCCCATTATCGGACAATAGAAGCCTTATGTCGAGATTATTTGCAAACGGGATGTTCGATTTTAGGGTGTTCGGTTGGCTTGATTGGTCATGTGGAAGAGGATCGGTATGTAATTGATGGGGTGGAATCGACCTTTGAGTATATTCATTTATCTGGGCAACTGGATTTTCGAGGGACTTATTTGGATTGGGTGATACGCCGACAAAAAACGATTACTCACGAACAAATCGATCGCGGCTTTAGACCACTCAAACCCTTGGATTTAGGATGTTGTACTTTGAAGTCGTTTATGGGCACACCGATTTGGGTAGAGGATGAATTTTATGGTGTGTTAGGGTTTGGCTCGACCCATGAGCAGGGGGAGCGGTTTGACACTCAAGCTCAGGAAATTTTAGAGCTGATGGCTCAAAGTTTGGGTAAGTGGATTGGTATTCGGCAAACGGCTCTGAAGCGCCAACAGGCGGAAGAGCAGACGCAATGGTTATTGAAGGTGACTCAAGAGATTAGCCGATCGCCAGATTTCCATACGGCTCTGAAATCGGCTCTGGAACATCTGTGTGAAGCTAGTGGTTGGAGTTATGGTGAGGTTTGGCTACCGAGTGATGAGGGTCGGGTCTTAACTCTCAGTCCGGTTTGGCACTGTCATAAGCAGGAACCCCCAGAGGTCTTGAGCCATTTAGAACGGTTTCGTTTCGGTCGTCAAAGCCAAATTTGGAGCAGTGGGACGGGTTTGCTGGGGAAGGTGTGGGCAACGGGAAGGGCCGAGTATGTGCCGGATGTTCCCCAGCGATCGCCGGAAATTTGCCAACAACCGGATTTAGCGGCTCTGTGCCATATCCAGAAGGGGTTGTGGATTCCGATTGTATCACGTCCAGGAGAACAACAGCAGGAACAGGTGGTTGCGGTGTTGGTGTTGTTTCTATCGGGAATCTCGACCTTAGAATTTCACCATCAATGCGATCAATTATTAGCGTTTGCTTCGGCGATCGCCTCCCAATTAGGAACGGTTCTACGGCAAAAACAAGTAGAGGCCGAGCAAAGAGCCATGTTGATGGCGATGGATGATGCGATCGGGGTCTATAACCAGCAGGGGGTTTGTCTGAAATTTATGACTAATAATCCCCAATTTTTGCGAGAACCTCCTGAAAACAAGTTATTCACAACCCTGTATGACTGCTTACCCGAAGCCCAAGCTGATGAACACTTAAGAGCCATTCAACAGGCGATCGCCACCGGAGAAACCCAAACCCTTCAATATCACCTGGCGATCGAAGAACAACGCATGTGGTTTTCCGCCAAAGTTTCCCCCTTATCCGATCAAACTGCCCTATTCGTCATTCGGGACATCACAGCCTTAGAAGCGGTAACCACGGCCCTCCAGCACAGCGAAGCTCGATTTCAGGCCGTATTTGAACAAGCCGGGATTGGAATTTACATTACCACCTTAGATGGTCACTTTGTGCAAACCAATCCCGCCTTTGAATCCTTCGTTGGTTATTCCCCAGAAGCATTGCGATCGATCCCATCATCCCATCTGATCGATCCAGAAGACAAAAGTGCCCATGATACTCACTTTCAAAATCTGCTACTCGGTCAAACTCAATCCTATCAGATTGAACAACGCTATATTCACAACAGTGGAACCCTTCGCTGGGGAAGAGTGACTATTTCTGCCTTGCAAGAAAACCAAACCATCAAATTGATCTTGGGCCTGGTCGAAGATATCACCGAACGTCATCGAATTGAATTAGAACTCAAAGAAAGTGAGACTCGCTATCGAGAACTGATCGAAGTCCAAGAAGATGTTTTGATTTGTCGCTGGCAACCCAATACTCAACTGACTTTTGTGAATCAATATTTTTGTCAATTCTTTAATCAAACCAAAACTCAGCTCATCGATCGGTCTCTAAATTCCTTTTTAGTCAATCCCAATGATCGTCTAGAAATTCAAAACCAGATTATCCATTTATTAAAAACCTTAACTCCACAAAGTTGGGAATATGAATATCGCTCTGGAACAGGACAATCTCGATGGTTACGTTGGACGAATCAACCCATTCTCGATCGGAGTGGAACCTTGGTGGATATTCAATCATTTGGTGTTGATATTACTGCCCAAAAACAACGAGAGTTAGCGTTTAAGTTGCTCTCGCAAGGGATAGGAACATCGACGGGAGATGATTTTTTTGAGAGTTGCACTCAATATTTAGCCAATCTTCTTCAAGTTCCCTATGCTTTAATTGCCAAAGTGCGCGATCGCGAACTCAAACAGGTTGATATCTTAGCCTTTTGGAATGGCACAGAAATCCAAACGTTTTCTCAGCTAGATGTGGTAGATGCACCCTGCCATCCAATTTTGTCAGGAGAAGAAGTTTATTATGCCGATCGCTGCCAAGAGGCGTTTGGTAATTATCCATTGATTCAAAGCTTGAATATCCAAAGCTACTTAGGACTCCCCTTGAAAAATAGTTCACACACCGTGATTGGCTATATTGCCATTTTGGATGTTAAGCCTCTGGAAGTAAATGAAGAAAAACGGGCAATATTAGATGTCTTTGTGGCACGATCTGAAGCTGAAATAGAACGAAAATCTTCTGAAGAAAAACTCAAAAAAATTGCCCAACAAGAACGAGCGATCGCCAATATTCTTGCCCAGATGCAACAAGCCTTAAATGTAGAAACAATTTTGGCGGTCACTACCCATGAAATTCGAGAATTGTTTGAGAGCGATCGTGTGGCAATTTATCGCTTAAACTCAGATTGGAGTGGTCAATTTATTACTGATTCTGTAGCTCCGGGTTGGCATTCTTTATTCGACACAGATCATGTATTTTCTTCAGAACTCATTACTGATGAAAGTTGTGCGCTGAAAAAATGGATCGATACGCCTAATCAGCGTTCTTCTTCTGTTCTCTCTATGACGGGAGAATTAGTTCCCTTTCATGCTTATCCATATCTCTGTATGACTGATATTTATCAAGCGGGCTTTGAAGTAGAATATTTGAAGTTTATAGAAAAGATTCAGGCTAGATCTTATCTAATGCTTCCTCTGTTTTGCTCCCATCAACTCTGGGGATTGTTGGGAATTTATCAAAATCAATCGGCTCGAAAATGGCAAGAAGACGAAATTCAAATGGCTATTTATATTGGCAATCAACTCAGTATTTCTATTCAGCAATCTCAATTAATTGAAGCCATCCAAACCCAATCGGAAGAGTTGAAAGTTGCCAAAGAAAATGCCGATGCTTCTAATCGAGCTAAGAGTGGATTTTTAGCGAAAATGAGTCATGAATTTCGGACTCCTTTGAATGCTATTTTAGGCTTTGCCCAAGTGATGGGGCGAGATGGATCCTTGTCTTTGACGCAGCAAGAACAACTGAAAATCATTAATCAAAGTGGCGAACATTTGCTCAATTTAATCAATGATGTTCTAGAAATGTCGAAAATCGAGTCGGGCAAAGTGAGCTTGAATGCCACAGATTTTGATTTACTCAAAATTTTAGAGAATCTCAAAAGCCTATTACAGCTCAAAGCTCGTTTGAAAGGGTTAGCTCTGAAAATCAAGGTTGACGATCGGGTTCCTCAATATGTCTATGGAGATGAGAAGAAATTAAGACAAGTTCTCCTTAATCTCGTGGATAATGGAATTAAATTTACGTCCCAAGGGTGTGTGACCCTCGAAGCGATCCCATGTCCTACTCCTGGAACCGATCGCGATCGCGATCAGATCCGGTTTATCGTCTCTGATACTGGCATCGGTATTGCTCCGGAAAATATAGACCGGTTGTTTCAACCCTTTGTGCAAAGCCAGCCATCAGCACTCACCCATAGCTGGCAACATGATGAAGAAGGAACGGGATTAGGATTAGCCATTAGCCAACATTTCGTTGAGTTAATGGGAGGTCAATTAAAGGTAGACTCTACAGTGGGTTTGGGCAGTCGCTTCTTTTTTGATATTCCCTTAGAGTTGGGACAAGCTCAATCGATTACGACCGATCGCCCCCTACAACCGATCGCCGGATTAGCTCCCGATCAGCCCACCTATCGCATCTTAGTCGTTGATGATGAACGGGAGCAGCGCTTACTTCTGTTGCATCTGTTAAATCATGTGGGGTTTGAAGTTCAGGCTGCCGAAAATGGCCAAGAGGCGATCGATCTCTGGCAAAGTTGGCAACCCCATCTGATCCTCATGGATATGCGAATGCCGGTGGTCAACGGGTTAGAAGCCACCCAACAGATTAAGGCCAGCATTCAAGGTCAAGCTACCGTCATCATCGCTGTCACCGCCCATGCCTTTGAGGAAGATCGACAACAGGTTTTAGGAGCCGGATGTGATGACTATCTCAGCAAACCCTTTCAGCAACCCGTACTACTCGACAAAATTGCCCAACATTTAGGCGTTCGTTATCTCTATGAAACCTGTTCCCTAGAGCCAACTGTTGACCTCACCTCTGGTCAGGGGACTTCTCAGAAGCCACAATCTAAAGGCGATTTACCCTGGGAAACCTTATCGTTGGATTGTCTATGGGCCCTCCATCAGAGGGCTATTGAAGCCGATCATGAATCGATTCTCGACCTCAGCCAAGACCTTGACCCTCCAGAAATCGCCCAATGGCTGATAGAGCGAGTTAATCAGTTTGAGTTTGAAACCATTTGTGAGGCGATCACCCCGTTTCTAACCTCTAAATAA
- a CDS encoding FtsW/RodA/SpoVE family cell cycle protein produces MKLQQLIPLIDPSVKEWAMEARLLRWLTFLWLSVGLVILFSASYPLANSHGDGFYYVKRQMAWALLGCVGFNVMVYTPLKSLMRVSQWVLLLLLGLIGVTVIPGLGTTINGATRWLSLGGLPLQPSELIKPFLVLQGAQVFGWWPSLRPIIRWRWLAIFGAVLVGILLQPNLSTATFCGMTLFAIAVASGLPYRLLLTTGGVGLGLGLLSLSINEYQRRRIMTFLDPWADPVNDGYQLIQSLLAIGSGGFWGTGLGLSQQKWFYLPIHYTDFIFAVYAEEFGFVGSLLLLLMLGVYATLGLMVALKSTDKLHRLIAIGATFLLVGQSLINIGVATGALPTTGLPFPMFSYGGNSMIASLLSAGLLVRVARESRQAAVVSLEERRSRASNSR; encoded by the coding sequence TTGAAGCTTCAACAGTTAATCCCTTTGATCGATCCCTCCGTCAAGGAATGGGCTATGGAGGCGCGACTATTGCGATGGTTAACCTTCCTGTGGCTATCGGTTGGGCTTGTCATTTTATTTTCAGCATCCTATCCTCTGGCGAACTCCCATGGGGATGGGTTTTATTATGTGAAGCGACAAATGGCTTGGGCGCTATTGGGCTGTGTTGGATTCAATGTGATGGTGTATACGCCGTTAAAATCCCTGATGAGAGTATCCCAATGGGTTCTGCTCTTATTGCTGGGGTTGATTGGTGTGACGGTGATTCCGGGATTAGGGACGACGATTAATGGGGCAACTCGTTGGTTGTCTTTAGGGGGGTTGCCCTTACAACCGTCGGAGTTAATTAAGCCGTTTTTGGTGTTGCAAGGGGCCCAAGTATTTGGATGGTGGCCGTCTTTAAGACCGATAATTCGCTGGCGATGGTTGGCAATTTTTGGGGCGGTGTTGGTGGGGATTTTGCTGCAACCGAATCTGAGTACGGCGACGTTTTGCGGGATGACGTTGTTTGCGATCGCCGTGGCTTCGGGTTTACCCTATCGCTTGTTGTTAACCACGGGGGGAGTGGGATTGGGTTTAGGCTTGTTGAGCTTAAGTATCAATGAGTATCAACGGCGGCGGATCATGACGTTTTTAGACCCTTGGGCCGATCCGGTTAACGATGGCTATCAATTGATCCAAAGTTTATTGGCGATCGGATCAGGAGGGTTTTGGGGCACGGGTTTAGGACTCTCGCAACAAAAATGGTTCTATTTACCGATTCACTACACGGATTTTATTTTTGCGGTTTATGCGGAAGAGTTTGGCTTTGTTGGTAGTCTGCTGTTGTTATTGATGTTGGGAGTGTATGCCACCCTGGGGTTAATGGTGGCGCTGAAATCGACGGATAAGCTGCATCGTTTAATTGCGATCGGGGCAACGTTTCTGTTGGTGGGGCAATCGTTGATTAACATTGGGGTAGCCACTGGAGCGCTGCCAACGACGGGTTTACCCTTCCCCATGTTTAGTTATGGGGGCAATTCGATGATTGCTAGTTTGTTGTCTGCGGGTTTGTTGGTGCGAGTGGCTAGGGAGAGTCGTCAAGCGGCGGTGGTGTCTCTGGAGGAGCGCCGGAGTCGGGCTTCCAACTCTAGGTAG
- a CDS encoding phycobilisome linker polypeptide codes for MRMFKVTACVPSLSRIRTQRELQNTYFTKLVPYDNWFREQQRIMKMGGKILKVELATGKVGANAGLL; via the coding sequence ATGCGGATGTTTAAGGTAACGGCTTGTGTGCCGAGTTTAAGCAGAATTCGGACGCAACGAGAACTGCAAAATACTTACTTCACGAAGTTAGTGCCCTATGATAATTGGTTTCGTGAGCAACAGCGAATTATGAAAATGGGTGGCAAAATCCTTAAGGTGGAGTTGGCTACCGGTAAAGTGGGAGCAAACGCGGGTTTGCTCTAA
- the apcB gene encoding allophycocyanin subunit beta, which yields MQDAITAVINSSDVQGKYLDSAALDKLKGYFGTGALRVRAATAISANASTIVKEAVAKALLYSDVTRPGGNMYTTRRYAACIRDLDYYLRYATYAMLAGDPSILDERVLNGLKETYNSLGVPIGSTVQAIQAMKEVTASLVGEAAGKEMGVYFDYISSGLS from the coding sequence ATGCAAGACGCAATTACTGCTGTTATCAATTCTTCCGACGTTCAAGGTAAGTACCTTGATTCTGCTGCTCTGGACAAGCTCAAAGGCTACTTCGGAACCGGCGCTCTGCGGGTTCGTGCAGCTACGGCTATTAGCGCCAATGCTTCTACCATTGTGAAAGAAGCAGTCGCTAAAGCTCTGCTGTACTCCGATGTGACTCGTCCGGGTGGAAATATGTACACCACCCGTCGCTACGCTGCTTGTATCCGTGATTTGGATTACTACCTGCGTTATGCGACCTATGCGATGTTGGCTGGAGATCCTTCCATCTTAGATGAGCGGGTTCTCAATGGCTTAAAAGAAACCTACAACTCTCTGGGTGTTCCCATCGGTTCCACCGTTCAAGCAATCCAAGCGATGAAAGAAGTAACTGCGAGCTTGGTGGGCGAAGCGGCTGGTAAAGAAATGGGTGTGTACTTCGATTACATCTCCTCTGGCTTAAGCTAG
- the apcA gene encoding allophycocyanin subunit alpha produces MSIVTKSIVNADAEARYLSPGELDRIKAFVTSGEQRLRIAQILTDSRERIVKEAGDQLFQKRPDVVAPGGNAYGDEMTATCLRDMDYYLRLITYGIVAGDVTPIEEIGLVGAKEMYKSLGTSLDAVAESVSCMKAVATSLMSGEDAAEAGSYFDYVKGGLS; encoded by the coding sequence ATGAGTATCGTCACGAAATCCATCGTGAATGCTGATGCTGAAGCTCGTTATCTCAGCCCAGGCGAACTGGATCGGATCAAAGCTTTTGTAACATCTGGTGAGCAACGTTTGCGGATTGCCCAAATCCTCACCGACTCTCGCGAGCGCATTGTTAAGGAAGCAGGCGATCAACTCTTCCAAAAACGGCCTGATGTGGTTGCTCCTGGTGGAAATGCCTATGGCGATGAAATGACCGCAACCTGTCTACGGGACATGGACTATTACCTGCGTCTGATTACCTATGGAATCGTGGCCGGTGATGTAACCCCCATCGAAGAAATCGGTTTGGTTGGTGCAAAAGAGATGTACAAATCTCTGGGTACTTCCCTGGATGCAGTGGCCGAAAGTGTTAGTTGCATGAAAGCAGTAGCCACTTCCCTGATGTCAGGTGAAGATGCGGCTGAAGCCGGTTCTTACTTCGATTATGTCAAAGGTGGTCTTTCCTAG